One stretch of Streptomyces sp. NBC_00443 DNA includes these proteins:
- a CDS encoding DUF7455 domain-containing protein, translating to MTTVLTPASPLTAADRCDRCGAQAYVRVVLLSGGELLFCAHHGRKFEPELKKIAAEIQDETERLTTVPASTSEEER from the coding sequence GTGACTACTGTTCTGACCCCCGCGAGCCCGCTGACGGCCGCTGACCGCTGCGACCGTTGCGGCGCCCAGGCGTACGTGCGTGTTGTCCTGCTGAGCGGCGGTGAACTGCTCTTCTGCGCCCACCACGGTCGCAAGTTCGAGCCGGAACTCAAGAAGATCGCCGCTGAGATACAGGACGAGACGGAGCGGCTGACGACCGTTCCCGCATCGACGTCCGAAGAAGAGCGCTGA
- a CDS encoding ABC transporter ATP-binding protein, whose amino-acid sequence MIQAIGLTSDPRKELPPAVDDVSFEAHAGRVTALLGASGAGKTTVLRLMLELQRGRGITYFRGRPLHRIAHPSREVGVLLGDLPGHPARTVRGYLRMLCAAAGVPARRADEVLEVVGLVSLRDERLGTLSRGMDRRLGLACALLADPHTLVLDGPAAGLSGRESRWLHGMLRAHAAQGGTVLLTTADPKEAARTADRVVTLQRGRLVADQDVADFARTRLRPRVAVRTPHASRFASLLTKEARTAHRSVEVVRESGNRLSVYGSTCADVGETAFRHGILVHQLADEIGDMGPGAGVGPQSTEPRTDEVTHTSDVELAAAGGRGRRATPPPGSDSGPATVAAQEASATAPIAPAEVPQARAGVPRPADAPTAGSSAQTTASSRPSAPAAVALPDLPPPISVRPAPSPLRPLRYELRRAVGVGTSFVTGAAVLVVSALTAVLLARVGHTPQARLMAGWPQQFPLPPAALGAGLLGAIAFGDEFRHPALAADRGTVPRRLGLLAAKLLVATATALVLAFLTVGCNTEVLYLVYGPELAEVPADWLSLSASWIGLMIGCAWAGVLAAGLFRSTTAGLAAVVSVPVVVVPLVQKAFEGPSVRTAAGFPLRLRELLLSQWPFGGERYLEAAARVVAQPVGGALTLSLTALLCAYLLTTLRGRVR is encoded by the coding sequence GTGATCCAGGCCATCGGACTGACCAGCGACCCGCGCAAGGAGCTTCCTCCTGCCGTCGACGACGTCTCCTTCGAGGCCCACGCGGGCCGCGTCACCGCGCTGCTCGGGGCGTCGGGAGCGGGCAAGACGACGGTGCTCAGACTCATGCTCGAACTCCAACGGGGCCGTGGAATCACCTACTTCAGAGGCCGCCCCCTGCACCGCATCGCCCATCCTTCGCGCGAAGTCGGCGTGCTGCTGGGCGACCTCCCCGGGCACCCGGCCCGCACGGTCCGTGGGTATCTGCGCATGCTGTGCGCCGCCGCGGGCGTTCCGGCCCGGCGCGCCGACGAAGTCCTGGAGGTGGTCGGTCTGGTCAGCCTGCGCGACGAACGCCTCGGCACCCTCTCGCGCGGCATGGACCGCCGCCTCGGCCTCGCCTGCGCACTGCTCGCCGATCCGCACACCCTTGTCCTCGACGGCCCCGCCGCGGGGCTCTCGGGTCGCGAGAGCCGCTGGCTGCACGGCATGCTGCGCGCGCACGCGGCCCAGGGCGGCACGGTCCTGCTGACCACGGCCGACCCGAAGGAGGCCGCGCGCACCGCCGACAGGGTCGTCACGTTGCAGCGGGGCAGGCTCGTCGCCGATCAGGACGTGGCCGACTTCGCCCGCACGCGGCTGCGCCCCCGCGTCGCCGTCCGCACTCCGCACGCCTCCCGCTTCGCCTCCCTGCTCACCAAGGAGGCGCGCACCGCACACCGCTCCGTCGAGGTCGTACGTGAGAGCGGCAACCGTCTGTCCGTGTACGGCAGTACGTGCGCCGATGTCGGCGAGACTGCCTTCCGCCACGGGATCCTCGTCCACCAACTCGCCGACGAGATCGGGGACATGGGGCCCGGTGCCGGGGTGGGCCCGCAGTCGACCGAACCGCGAACCGACGAGGTGACGCACACGTCGGACGTCGAGTTGGCCGCTGCCGGTGGCCGCGGGCGCAGGGCCACGCCACCGCCGGGGTCGGACTCAGGGCCGGCCACAGTTGCCGCGCAGGAGGCGTCCGCGACAGCCCCGATCGCACCCGCGGAGGTTCCGCAGGCACGGGCAGGCGTTCCGCGACCGGCCGACGCACCCACGGCTGGTTCTTCTGCGCAGACCACCGCATCGTCGCGTCCGTCGGCTCCCGCTGCCGTCGCCCTTCCCGACCTCCCGCCCCCCATCTCCGTCCGCCCCGCCCCCAGTCCCCTCCGCCCCCTGCGCTACGAACTCCGGCGCGCCGTCGGTGTCGGTACCAGCTTCGTCACCGGCGCCGCCGTGCTCGTGGTGTCCGCCCTCACCGCCGTACTGCTGGCACGCGTCGGGCACACGCCGCAGGCGCGGCTGATGGCCGGGTGGCCGCAGCAGTTCCCGCTGCCGCCCGCGGCGCTCGGAGCCGGGCTGCTCGGCGCGATCGCCTTCGGCGACGAGTTCCGCCACCCCGCCCTGGCCGCGGATCGTGGCACCGTGCCCCGCCGACTGGGGCTGCTGGCCGCGAAACTCCTCGTCGCCACCGCCACCGCGCTGGTGCTGGCCTTCCTCACCGTGGGCTGCAACACCGAAGTGCTCTACCTCGTATACGGACCGGAGCTCGCTGAGGTTCCCGCGGACTGGCTTTCGCTGAGTGCGAGTTGGATCGGGCTCATGATCGGCTGCGCCTGGGCCGGAGTCCTCGCGGCGGGCCTCTTCCGGTCCACCACGGCCGGGCTCGCGGCAGTGGTCTCCGTGCCCGTCGTCGTCGTACCCCTCGTACAGAAGGCCTTCGAAGGACCGTCTGTGCGGACGGCGGCCGGTTTTCCGCTGCGGTTGCGGGAGCTGCTCCTGTCGCAGTGGCCGTTCGGGGGAGAGCGCTATCTGGAAGCCGCCGCGCGTGTCGTGGCCCAACCCGTCGGCGGCGCCCTGACGTTGTCGCTGACCGCCCTGCTCTGCGCCTACCTGCTCACGACCCTGCGGGGCAGGGTCCGATGA
- a CDS encoding FadR/GntR family transcriptional regulator, whose amino-acid sequence MSTLAHTMMTAARSADSGLAGPGELDRYPYAEAPVADRLGAPVWDGGDSELGRVGRRAAGSRGRGLHGQLVQQLGQMIVSGDLGADRPLVPEEIGQRFEVSRTVVRESLRVLEAKGLVSARPNVGTRVRPVSDWNLLDPDIIEWRAFGPQRDDQRRELSELRWTIEPLAARLAAGHGRDDVQQRLADMVEIMGHAMGQGDVLTFSRADAEFHSLLIQVAGNRMLEHLSGIVSAALQVSGGPVTGCDRPNEASLAQHSRIVDALAAADGAAAEAAVRQLLTVHPEVERVVPAPRAH is encoded by the coding sequence GTGAGTACCCTTGCGCACACCATGATGACCGCCGCCCGCTCCGCAGACTCCGGCCTCGCCGGCCCGGGCGAACTCGACCGCTACCCCTACGCCGAGGCCCCCGTCGCCGACCGCCTCGGAGCCCCCGTCTGGGACGGCGGGGACTCGGAACTGGGCCGCGTGGGCCGGCGCGCCGCCGGCAGCCGTGGACGCGGGCTGCACGGCCAACTCGTCCAGCAGCTCGGCCAGATGATCGTCTCCGGCGACCTGGGCGCCGACCGTCCGCTCGTGCCCGAGGAGATCGGCCAGCGGTTCGAGGTCTCCCGCACCGTCGTCCGTGAGTCGCTCCGTGTCCTGGAGGCCAAGGGCCTGGTCAGCGCCCGTCCGAACGTCGGCACGCGTGTGCGTCCCGTCAGCGACTGGAACCTCCTGGACCCGGACATCATCGAATGGCGGGCCTTCGGACCACAGCGCGACGACCAGCGCCGGGAGCTCAGCGAGCTGCGCTGGACGATCGAGCCGCTGGCCGCTCGTCTCGCCGCCGGGCACGGCCGCGACGACGTCCAGCAGCGGCTCGCCGACATGGTCGAGATCATGGGCCACGCGATGGGGCAGGGTGACGTGCTCACGTTCTCCCGCGCCGACGCCGAGTTCCACTCATTGCTCATCCAGGTCGCCGGCAACCGCATGCTGGAGCACCTTTCGGGGATCGTCTCGGCCGCCCTCCAGGTCTCCGGCGGCCCCGTGACGGGCTGCGACCGGCCGAACGAGGCGTCGCTGGCGCAGCACAGCAGGATCGTCGACGCCCTCGCCGCCGCTGACGGCGCGGCCGCCGAGGCGGCCGTGCGCCAGCTGCTCACCGTCCACCCCGAGGTCGAGCGCGTGGTGCCCGCCCCCCGCGCGCACTGA
- a CDS encoding serine protease has translation MRRPFIRALARPLVLAAVAAAIPLASAAPAAADSVVVGGFPVDVTDSPWTVALSSRDRFGGTRAGQFCVGVAVGRTTVLTAAHCLSEEVMGAPPHQVRDFTVITGRTDLLSGRGQEIRVRDSWVNPAYDDVGNAGDFAVLSLAQPLPASSVIRMARAGDPAYVPGTPALVYGWGDVTGAGDYPRSLRAARVHVLADTLCKQAYPGGGDGRYQADSMVCAGEREGGRDACQGDSGGPLVAQGRLIGLVSWGTGCGRVGSPGVYTRVSEVVRTLGWRAAGQERHADG, from the coding sequence ATGCGACGTCCCTTTATCCGGGCCCTCGCCCGGCCGCTGGTCCTGGCGGCCGTGGCGGCTGCCATACCGTTGGCGTCCGCCGCCCCCGCGGCTGCCGACAGTGTCGTCGTCGGCGGCTTCCCGGTCGATGTAACCGACAGTCCGTGGACCGTGGCGCTGTCCAGCCGTGACCGGTTCGGGGGTACGCGGGCGGGTCAGTTCTGTGTCGGCGTGGCCGTCGGCCGGACCACCGTGCTCACCGCGGCCCACTGCCTCAGCGAGGAGGTCATGGGGGCACCGCCCCACCAGGTGCGCGACTTCACCGTCATCACGGGCCGTACGGACCTGTTGTCCGGCCGGGGTCAGGAGATCCGGGTCCGCGACAGCTGGGTGAACCCGGCCTACGACGATGTCGGCAACGCAGGCGACTTCGCCGTGCTCTCCCTCGCCCAGCCCCTTCCCGCGAGCTCGGTCATCAGGATGGCCCGCGCCGGCGATCCTGCCTATGTGCCGGGGACACCGGCCCTGGTCTACGGGTGGGGAGACGTCACAGGGGCGGGCGACTACCCGCGCAGCCTGCGTGCGGCACGGGTGCACGTACTGGCTGACACCCTGTGCAAGCAGGCGTATCCGGGCGGTGGTGACGGCAGGTACCAGGCCGACAGCATGGTCTGCGCAGGGGAGCGGGAAGGGGGCCGGGATGCCTGTCAGGGGGACAGCGGAGGGCCCCTGGTCGCCCAGGGGAGGCTGATCGGGCTCGTGTCCTGGGGCACCGGCTGCGGTCGCGTGGGCAGTCCCGGTGTCTACACGCGGGTGTCCGAGGTCGTACGGACCCTGGGGTGGCGGGCCGCGGGGCAAGAGCGTCATGCCGACGGCTGA
- a CDS encoding RNA polymerase sigma factor codes for MSASTSRTLPPEIAESVSVMALIERGKAEGQIAGDDVRRAFEADQIPATQWKNVLRSLNQILEEEGVTLMVSAAEPKRTRKSVAAKSPVKRTATKTVAAKTATAKKATATATPEASAAEPAVEDDATAKKAAAKKTTAKKTAAKKTVAKKTAAKKTTAGKKDDAEVVEEEVLEDAPKGADEPEGAESAGFVLSDEDEDDAPAQQVAAAGATADPVKDYLKQIGKVPLLNAEQEVELAKRIEAGLFAEDKLANADKLAPKLKRELEIIAEDGRRAKNHLLEANLRLVVSLAKRYTGRGMLFLDLIQEGNLGLIRAVEKFDYTKGYKFSTYATWWIRQAITRAMADQARTIRIPVHMVEVINKLARVQRQMLQDLGREPTPEELAKELDMTPEKVIEVQKYGREPISLHTPLGEDGDSEFGDLIEDSEAVVPADAVSFTLLQEQLHSVLDTLSEREAGVVSMRFGLTDGQPKTLDEIGKVYGVTRERIRQIESKTMSKLRHPSRSQVLRDYLD; via the coding sequence GTGTCGGCCAGCACATCCCGTACGCTCCCGCCGGAGATCGCCGAGTCCGTCTCTGTCATGGCTCTTATCGAGCGGGGAAAGGCTGAGGGGCAGATCGCCGGCGACGATGTGCGTCGGGCCTTCGAAGCTGACCAGATTCCGGCCACTCAGTGGAAGAACGTACTGCGCAGCCTCAACCAGATCCTCGAGGAAGAGGGTGTGACGCTGATGGTCAGTGCCGCGGAGCCCAAGCGCACCCGTAAGAGCGTCGCAGCGAAGAGTCCGGTCAAGCGCACCGCAACGAAGACGGTCGCGGCCAAGACGGCGACCGCGAAGAAGGCCACCGCCACCGCCACGCCCGAGGCGTCCGCCGCTGAGCCCGCCGTCGAGGACGACGCCACCGCCAAGAAGGCCGCTGCCAAGAAGACGACCGCCAAGAAGACGGCCGCGAAGAAGACCGTCGCCAAGAAGACGGCGGCCAAGAAGACCACCGCAGGCAAGAAGGACGACGCCGAGGTCGTCGAGGAAGAGGTCCTCGAGGACGCCCCCAAGGGCGCCGACGAGCCCGAGGGCGCCGAGAGCGCCGGTTTCGTGCTGTCCGACGAGGACGAGGACGACGCGCCCGCGCAGCAGGTCGCCGCCGCCGGTGCCACCGCCGACCCGGTCAAGGACTACCTCAAGCAGATCGGCAAGGTCCCGCTGCTCAACGCCGAGCAGGAGGTCGAGCTCGCCAAGCGCATCGAGGCCGGTCTGTTCGCCGAGGACAAGCTGGCCAACGCCGACAAGCTCGCCCCGAAGCTCAAGCGCGAGCTGGAGATCATCGCGGAGGACGGCCGCCGCGCCAAGAACCACCTCCTGGAGGCCAACCTCCGTCTGGTGGTCTCCCTGGCCAAGCGCTACACCGGCCGCGGCATGCTCTTCCTGGACCTCATCCAGGAGGGCAACCTCGGTCTGATCCGCGCGGTCGAGAAGTTCGACTACACCAAGGGCTACAAGTTCTCCACGTACGCCACCTGGTGGATCCGTCAGGCGATCACCCGCGCCATGGCCGACCAGGCCCGCACCATCCGTATCCCGGTGCACATGGTCGAGGTCATCAACAAGCTCGCGCGCGTGCAGCGCCAGATGCTCCAGGACCTGGGCCGCGAGCCCACCCCGGAGGAGCTGGCCAAGGAACTCGACATGACCCCGGAGAAGGTCATCGAGGTCCAGAAGTACGGCCGCGAGCCCATCTCCCTGCACACCCCGCTGGGCGAGGACGGCGACAGCGAGTTCGGTGACCTCATCGAGGACTCCGAGGCCGTCGTCCCGGCCGACGCGGTCAGCTTCACGCTTCTGCAGGAGCAGCTGCACTCGGTCCTCGACACCCTGTCCGAGCGCGAGGCGGGCGTCGTCTCCATGCGCTTCGGTCTCACCGACGGTCAGCCGAAGACCCTCGACGAGATCGGCAAGGTCTACGGCGTCACGCGCGAGCGGATCCGCCAGATCGAGTCCAAGACCATGTCGAAGCTGCGCCACCCGTCGCGCTCCCAGGTGCTGCGCGACTACCTCGACTAG
- a CDS encoding DNA gyrase/topoisomerase IV subunit B produces the protein MTAETSVPSTALLAGADLDGSNYTARHLLVLEGLEAVRKRPGMYIGSTDSRGLMHCLWEIIDNSVDEALGGYCDHIDVIIHDDGSVEVRDNGRGIPVDVEPKTGLSGVEVVMTKLHAGGKFGGGSYAASGGLHGVGASVVNALSARLDVEVDRNGHTHAISFRRGVPGAFAADGPNAKFETGSLRKTKKIPKARNGTRVRYWADRQIFLKDAKLSLETLHQRARQTAFLVPGLTIVVRDEFGLGDGGSKGEESFRFDGGISEFCEYLATDKPVCDVLRLSGQGTFKETVPVLDEHGQMTPTQVTRELDVDVAMRWGTGYDTTLKSFVNIIATPKGGTHVAGFETAVTSTMNEVLRTKKMLRVAEDDVVKDDALEGLTAVVTVRLAEPQFEGQTKEVLGTSAARRIVSTVIAKELKAFLTSTKRDAAAQARVVMEKAVAAARTRIAARQHKDAQRRKTALESSSLPAKLADCRSDDVDRSELFIVEGDSALGTAKLARNSEFQALLPIRGKILNVQKSSVTDMLKNAECGAIIQVIGAGSGRTFDIDAARYGKIIMMTDADVDGSHIRTLLLTLFQRYMRPMIEAGRVFAAVPPLHRIEIVQPKKGQDKYVYTYSDRELRDKLMEFQSKGIRYKDSIQRYKGLGEMDADQLAETTMDPRHRTLRRISLTDLEAAERVFDLLMGNDVAPRKEFISSSAATLDRSRIDA, from the coding sequence GTGACCGCCGAGACGTCCGTGCCGTCCACAGCGCTGCTGGCAGGAGCAGACCTGGACGGTTCCAACTACACCGCGCGGCACCTGCTCGTCCTCGAGGGCCTCGAGGCCGTACGCAAGCGCCCAGGCATGTACATCGGGTCGACCGACAGCCGTGGTCTCATGCACTGCCTCTGGGAGATCATCGACAACTCCGTCGACGAGGCTCTCGGTGGCTACTGCGACCACATCGACGTGATCATCCACGACGACGGCTCCGTGGAGGTCCGGGACAACGGCCGGGGCATCCCGGTCGACGTCGAGCCCAAGACCGGCCTGTCCGGCGTCGAGGTCGTGATGACCAAGCTGCACGCCGGCGGCAAGTTCGGCGGCGGGTCCTACGCCGCCTCCGGCGGTCTGCACGGCGTGGGTGCCTCCGTGGTGAACGCCCTGTCCGCGCGACTGGACGTCGAGGTGGACCGAAACGGCCACACGCACGCCATCAGCTTCCGCCGCGGTGTCCCCGGAGCCTTCGCCGCCGACGGCCCGAACGCCAAGTTCGAGACCGGCAGCCTGCGCAAGACCAAGAAGATCCCCAAGGCCCGCAACGGCACGCGCGTGCGGTACTGGGCCGACCGCCAGATCTTCCTCAAGGACGCCAAGCTGTCCCTGGAGACGCTGCACCAACGCGCCCGCCAGACGGCGTTCCTGGTGCCCGGCCTGACCATCGTCGTCCGCGACGAATTCGGCCTCGGCGACGGCGGGAGCAAGGGCGAGGAGTCCTTCCGCTTCGACGGCGGCATCAGCGAGTTCTGCGAGTACCTGGCCACCGACAAGCCGGTGTGCGACGTCCTCCGTTTGTCGGGCCAGGGCACCTTCAAGGAGACCGTCCCGGTCCTGGACGAGCACGGCCAGATGACCCCCACACAGGTCACCCGTGAACTCGACGTCGACGTCGCGATGCGGTGGGGCACGGGCTACGACACGACCCTGAAGTCGTTCGTGAACATCATCGCCACCCCCAAGGGCGGCACCCACGTCGCGGGCTTCGAGACGGCCGTGACCAGCACCATGAACGAGGTGCTGCGCACCAAGAAGATGCTGCGCGTCGCCGAGGACGACGTCGTCAAGGACGACGCCCTGGAGGGCCTCACCGCCGTCGTCACGGTCCGCCTCGCCGAGCCGCAGTTCGAGGGCCAGACCAAGGAGGTCCTCGGCACCTCGGCGGCCCGGCGCATCGTGAGCACCGTGATCGCCAAGGAGCTCAAGGCGTTCCTGACGTCCACGAAGCGGGACGCCGCGGCCCAGGCCCGGGTCGTCATGGAGAAGGCCGTCGCCGCCGCCCGTACGCGCATCGCGGCCCGCCAGCACAAGGACGCGCAGCGCCGTAAGACGGCTCTGGAGTCCTCCTCGCTGCCGGCCAAGCTCGCCGACTGCCGCAGCGACGACGTCGACCGCAGCGAGCTGTTCATCGTCGAGGGAGACTCCGCGCTCGGCACCGCCAAGCTCGCCCGGAACTCCGAGTTCCAGGCGCTGCTGCCGATCCGCGGCAAGATCCTCAACGTCCAGAAGTCGTCCGTCACCGACATGCTCAAGAACGCCGAGTGCGGCGCGATCATCCAGGTCATAGGAGCGGGGTCGGGCCGGACCTTCGACATCGACGCCGCCCGCTACGGCAAGATCATCATGATGACCGACGCCGACGTCGACGGCTCCCACATCCGGACGCTGCTGCTGACGCTGTTCCAGCGCTATATGCGGCCGATGATCGAGGCGGGCCGGGTGTTCGCGGCCGTGCCGCCGCTGCACCGGATCGAGATCGTCCAGCCCAAGAAGGGGCAGGACAAGTACGTGTACACGTACTCGGACCGGGAACTGCGCGACAAGCTCATGGAGTTCCAGAGCAAGGGCATTCGCTACAAGGACTCCATCCAGCGGTACAAGGGTCTCGGCGAGATGGACGCCGACCAGCTGGCCGAGACGACGATGGACCCGCGTCACCGGACCCTGCGCCGGATCAGCCTCACCGATCTGGAGGCCGCCGAGCGGGTCTTCGATCTGCTGATGGGCAACGATGTGGCGCCGCGCAAGGAGTTCATCTCCAGCTCGGCGGCCACGCTGGATCGGTCGCGCATCGACGCGTAG
- a CDS encoding NUDIX hydrolase, with translation MPYDPSAFPPFAVTVDLVVLTVRRHDLCALAVRRGEPPFQGRWALPGGFVRADEDLAQAAARELAEETGLRAHDPAVPAQDNGAHLEQLATYGDPKRDPRMRVVSVAHLALAPDLPAPRAGGDASNARWAPVDELLQQGGYGRDAEPVAPLAFDHAQILADGVERARSKIEYSSLATAFCPTEFTVGELRRVYEAVWGVALDPRNFHRKVTGTPGFLVPTGGTTTRQGGRPAQLFRAGGATLLNPPMLRPEV, from the coding sequence ATGCCCTACGACCCGTCAGCGTTTCCGCCCTTTGCCGTCACCGTGGACCTGGTCGTGCTGACCGTGCGCCGCCATGACCTGTGCGCGTTGGCGGTGCGCAGGGGCGAACCGCCGTTCCAGGGGCGCTGGGCACTGCCGGGTGGGTTCGTACGGGCCGACGAGGACCTGGCGCAGGCGGCCGCGCGCGAGTTGGCCGAGGAGACCGGGCTGCGTGCTCACGACCCGGCCGTCCCAGCACAGGACAACGGCGCCCACCTGGAGCAGCTCGCGACCTACGGCGACCCCAAGCGGGATCCGCGGATGAGGGTGGTCAGTGTTGCCCACCTGGCGCTGGCCCCCGACCTGCCGGCCCCCCGCGCAGGCGGCGACGCCAGCAACGCCAGGTGGGCCCCGGTCGACGAACTCCTGCAGCAGGGCGGTTACGGCCGCGACGCCGAACCCGTCGCACCGCTCGCCTTCGACCACGCGCAGATCCTGGCCGACGGAGTGGAGCGCGCCCGCTCCAAGATCGAGTACTCGTCGCTGGCCACGGCGTTCTGCCCCACCGAGTTCACCGTCGGTGAGCTGCGCCGGGTCTACGAGGCCGTGTGGGGTGTGGCGCTCGACCCGCGCAACTTCCACCGCAAGGTGACAGGCACGCCCGGCTTCCTCGTCCCCACCGGCGGCACCACCACGCGCCAGGGCGGCCGCCCCGCCCAGCTCTTCCGGGCCGGCGGAGCCACGCTGCTCAACCCCCCAATGCTGCGGCCCGAGGTCTGA
- a CDS encoding DUF4192 domain-containing protein, with product MTNHSEATGFSESDDAGRGERPAAPGATDPKEADLPEHQVTLRTPAELADALPYLLGYRPEDSIVLVALHDRAGRGRFGGRARLGIPASADDWDSAAGQLAHGLVTGSERRGARPEQMVAFLCQEPAEGETGRQVMERLRPLAQKMRVACGNLDVPVIEALCISDGRFWSYCCDRAECCPPEGCPMGLPGTSVLAAAATYAGVQVRGTLRELRARLLPWELAGAPEQEGALDTVGMELVARILDDTKRAGVAEETLELAERLKCRFAEAPPVAGTLTADFRDDGLLGHDEAARLILGLQDRATRDRAAEWMEGDEAAPALRLWRALARRCVGPYREHAAAPLTLAGWVAWSTGDELEAREALAMALGVDGDYLFARLLHQACNEGLDPEAIRRCLRAESVSREQEVTGRLDQPADVEEPVRGTVPEPAPTSEEGGGRRSRETAGAVGSLPRSARGTGRNPGERGARGSSVARPRASAGSRPGAVRPGGTVPGSSKGSAPRTSRKGAARRGGPRPDGLCSGGAGVEGDA from the coding sequence ATGACGAATCACAGCGAAGCGACTGGATTTTCCGAGAGCGACGACGCCGGGCGCGGGGAGCGGCCAGCCGCCCCTGGGGCAACTGACCCGAAGGAAGCGGACCTGCCCGAGCACCAGGTCACCCTGCGCACCCCGGCGGAACTCGCCGACGCCCTGCCGTATCTCCTCGGCTATCGCCCCGAGGACAGCATCGTCCTCGTCGCCCTGCACGACAGGGCAGGCCGCGGGCGGTTCGGTGGCCGAGCGCGGCTCGGCATTCCCGCGAGTGCGGACGACTGGGACTCCGCGGCCGGGCAGTTGGCCCACGGCCTGGTGACGGGCAGCGAGCGTAGGGGAGCCCGGCCGGAGCAGATGGTCGCCTTTCTCTGCCAGGAACCGGCCGAGGGCGAGACGGGCCGCCAGGTCATGGAACGGCTGCGACCGCTGGCCCAGAAGATGCGTGTCGCCTGCGGCAATCTGGACGTGCCGGTGATCGAGGCCCTGTGCATCTCGGACGGCCGCTTCTGGTCGTACTGCTGCGACCGCGCCGAGTGCTGTCCGCCCGAGGGCTGTCCGATGGGCCTGCCCGGTACGTCCGTGCTGGCAGCCGCGGCCACATACGCCGGGGTCCAGGTGCGCGGCACGCTGCGCGAGTTGCGGGCCAGGTTGCTGCCCTGGGAGTTGGCGGGCGCCCCGGAGCAGGAGGGCGCCCTGGACACGGTCGGCATGGAGCTGGTCGCCAGGATCCTGGATGACACGAAACGCGCGGGCGTGGCGGAGGAGACGCTGGAGCTGGCGGAGCGGCTCAAGTGCCGGTTCGCCGAGGCCCCGCCTGTGGCCGGGACCTTGACCGCGGATTTCCGCGATGACGGACTGCTCGGCCACGACGAAGCCGCGAGGCTCATTCTGGGTCTGCAGGACCGCGCGACCCGTGACCGCGCGGCCGAGTGGATGGAGGGCGACGAGGCCGCTCCCGCGCTCCGACTCTGGCGGGCACTGGCCCGCCGCTGTGTCGGCCCGTACCGCGAGCACGCCGCGGCGCCCCTCACCCTCGCCGGCTGGGTGGCCTGGTCCACCGGCGATGAGCTGGAGGCCCGAGAAGCCCTCGCCATGGCACTCGGCGTCGACGGCGACTACCTCTTCGCCCGGTTGCTGCACCAAGCCTGCAACGAGGGGCTGGACCCCGAGGCGATCCGCCGCTGCCTGCGCGCGGAAAGTGTGAGCCGTGAACAGGAGGTCACAGGGCGGCTCGACCAGCCGGCGGACGTCGAAGAGCCGGTGCGGGGAACGGTGCCGGAGCCCGCGCCGACATCTGAGGAGGGCGGTGGTCGCCGATCACGGGAGACGGCGGGTGCTGTCGGCAGCCTGCCTCGATCAGCCAGGGGCACCGGGCGGAATCCGGGGGAGCGGGGCGCGAGGGGATCGAGTGTCGCGCGTCCTCGTGCGTCGGCGGGAAGCCGTCCCGGTGCTGTGCGGCCTGGCGGCACGGTGCCGGGGAGCTCGAAGGGATCGGCTCCGCGTACGTCGAGGAAGGGCGCCGCTCGTCGAGGTGGGCCCCGACCGGACGGCCTGTGTTCTGGAGGTGCGGGCGTGGAGGGGGACGCGTGA